The DNA window TCTCCTGCATCAGAGTTCACCTGATCATCGTGCAAACACCTTCTCGCCAGGCTGTGATGTACACTGGTCCTGACAGAGAACGGTTGCATATGGTTTTGAAACGTTCCCGAAGAGATCCATAATCTTGCCGACAGGATGCATGCGCTGGTCCACAACGATTGAGTACAACTTTGGGAGCTGCGCTGCATCACATCTGACGATCATCAGTCGTCGACCACAAATTGCATTAATACGACCGATCACTTTCATGGCATTCCTGCGGTAAAGATTTTGAAAAATATTTTCGTAACATATATATTTTGAACCATCTTCTATTTAAAATAGGGGGGTTATATTCAAATAATTTAGGGCCTGCGCACAAGTTCCTCGATATTTAAAGCCAGTACCTCTTCGGCCTCGCGTGCCGAGAGGCCGGCACCCCGTGCCACAGCCATCTTTGCTTCGGCTGAGAGGAGATCGTGCGGGGCATGGGCATCGGAGTTCACAACGAGCCGGCATCCGGTGCGCTGGGCCACCCTGACGACATGGCCGTTGGTCCGGTTGTGGCCGCCGCGCGAGGTGATCTCCAGCGCTACGTTGTTGGCTGCGGCCAGGGCTGCGTCCTCGTCGGTGATCAGCCCGGGATGAGCGAGGATATCGACATCTCTGCAGATGCAGGCCGCATGGTTGGTTCCGGCCGGCACCGGCTCGACGACCGTCTCCCCGTGGACCACGACGATCTCGGCGCCCTCCTTCCTGGCGCGCTGTGCGAGGGCATGGATCTCTTCCGGCGGGACATGGGTGATCTCGACGGCCGGCAAGAATCTGATCCCAAAGAGGCGGGCCGACTCCCTGATTGCGGCGACCGTCGGTAACACCAGTGGAGAGGAGGCGGTGTCCACATGGTCAGCGATGGCGACGGTCGTATACCCGAGCACTGACATCCTCCTGAGCAGTTCCAGCGGGAGCATCTCCCCGTCGCTGAGCGTGGTGTGGGTGTGCAGGTCATAGAGGCCGGTCATCGCTTCACCTGCAGGTTGGCGGCCACTGTTTTGAGCAGCATCTCCTTGGATCGGTCCCACGGGACCATGACCCGTCCTTCATGCCTGGACCAGAATGCCGGGTGTGGGTTCTGTTCTGTTCTGCAGGTCAGTCCGCTCTTCCTGACTGCTCGTTCAAGGTCTGCCAAAAGCAGCCCCTTCTGGGCGAGGGACTGAGGAACGCGCCGGCCTTCGCTCCGTTTCAGGGCTCCGTTGAAGTAACAGGGGTACAAAATCCGCTCTTTTTCCATTCACTATGGGTAGGAGGTTAACCTATAAACAGATCACGTTGCAAGTACATGTATGCATCATATTGATATTCGGATCGAGCAGGATGTCTATGCGGCCAACGATCGGATCGCCGATCAAAACGCTGCTCTCCTCCGGGACCATGGGATCCGGGCGATCGATCTGCTCGGCGCGATCGGCTCGGGGAAGACCGCTTTGATCGAGCGTCTGGTCCCATTGCTTGCCGGGCAGGGAATCCGAGCCGGGGCGATAGCCGGGGATGTCTACGGGGATGACGACTTCAAACGGATCGTTTCGCTTGGAGTCCCAGCAGTGAACGCGAACACTGGTAAGGAGTGCCATCTCGATGCTCACATCGTCGAGCATGCAATCAGTCACCTCCCTCTCGACCAGCTCGATCTCCTCTTCATCGAAAACGTCGGAAACATGGTCTGTCCGACTGACTTCGCCCTCGGTGCTGAGAAACGGGTCGTCGTCGTCTCATCGACAGAGGGAGATGATGTCGTGAACAAGCATCCGATGATGTTCCGCGGTGCAACGATTGGGGTGATCAACAAGGTGGATCTGGCTCCGCTGGTCGGTGCCGACCTCGACCGCATGGTTCGTGATATCGCCCGGTATAACCCAACGATGCCGGTCTTCCGGACCAATTTAAAGACCGGGGAGGGGACAGAGGCCCTGCTTGAAGAGATCCTGAAGTGAACAGAGCTGTTAAATATCTTTGACAGGTACAATTATAGCACTCTGATAAAGGATCTCTATCCTGACAGACGATACATAAGTGATAACGGGGTTACTACATGCTCTGGCAAGGAAAATCAATACGAAAAGTGACTGGCGGCAGGTACGCACCTCTGCGGGGGAAGCGAAGAACTGAGATCGGAAAGGCTCCAGCTGAGACGCATATCGGCGTTGATCGGAAGAAGATGGTCCGGACCTTCGGTGGCAATGTCAAGGTACGTGCACTCCGTGCAACCTTTGCTTCTGTCGCCAACCGCAGCACCGGTGTCTGCAAGCAAGTGAAGATCGAGACCGTCGAGGAGAACTCGGCCAACCCCAACTATGTCCGGCGGAACCTGCTCACCAAGGGCGCCATCATCAGGACAGAACTCGGCAGGGCACGCATTATGAGCCGGCCCGGTCAGGACGGCGTCATCAACGCGGTTCTGGTAGAGTAATACACTATTTTTTTAGATTCCTCTGCTGATACTCTAGTGGAACGCAGCATTTCACTGCTGCAGGCCAAAGTGAGAACTGGTATGGATCGTACAGAAAGTCTTTTGATCACGGTCGCTGCGCCGTTTCGACATCTCCGCAAGGAGCGTCTGCAGAAGAGTGAGTTCATCTTCTATCTGACCATCGACCGGATGTGGATGAGCAGGGACCAGGCTGCCCTCCTGCTACAGCGTGCAGAGGGGGAGGGGCTGATCCGGATCTCAGGCGGGCTGATCGAGCCTCTCTTTGCCGTGGCATCGGTGACAGCTCCGCTCGGTTTCAAGCCGACCACGGTGATCTTTGAAGAGCAGGATCCCTATCAGGTACAGATTGAGCGGGTCACCAGGGTCACCGGTCGGTCTGCCCCGGAGGTGACGGCCGAGGTTGCAGCACTGGTGCATGATCAGTTTGACGGTCACCTCTCGCCTGAAGCTGGTCTCGTTCTCCTCTCACGCCGATATGGGGTCCCGATCAGCGATACCCTTGCTTCGCTCCGGACCAGTGCTCGAAAGGGAAGAAAAAAAGTGGATTGATTATTCTGCTGCCGCTGCGGGAGCTGCGAGCAGCTCGTCGAGCGACTTTTCGCCATAGGTAGCTACCTTGGCGTTGATCTGCACGAAGTCTGCGGTGATCTCATTGCCGCGGATCGATTTGCGCGCCCTCTGTCCGTCTTCTTTCGGGTTAAACCCGACGCCACCTGCAAGGAGCAGCCCTCTTCTCCCTGAACCCGGCAGGTCTCTGCGCGACGGTGTGCCGTTCCTGTCTGATGCCCCTGTGATCAGGATCTTATACCCGTTCAGCCCGAGTGGTGCCGCATCGATCTCAGTTCCTACGCGTTTCCCAATGAGCGCTCCTGCTGCGCCTCCGCTGACATCCATCTTGTATGAATGGCCCGTGCGGGTATCTGAAAGGATTATCTTGAATTCAACCATGGTCTTCTGACTCCGTATTGACGATAAATGAAGTACCTATAACATTGGATGATGCCGATATAAATACTACTTGCCCCAGAAGGGCTCGACCTTCCGCTTCATCGAGGTGAACTCCTCAAGCACCGCCTGGGTGCCGGCAGTCAGGTGTGAGAGCATCTCCTTCTCCAGCACCTTCACATGCCGTTCAGGCAGGTCCACGAAGAGGATATCACCGACATCGGCCTGTCTCCCTATGGTGGCCCCTTCGATGGCGATGGAGACCTCTGAACCCTCCTCAGCCTCATGCACATTCTCCAGCGAGAGCTCGATCGTCTTCAGGTGCCCGACCTTTCTGCCGTCCAGGTGGACCAGGTTCACATCGGTTCTGAGTTTTCCCTCCATCACCTGAACCCCGACCACTGCCGGGTTGGACTGGTGAAAGACACAATTAGGCATGATCCTGATCTTCGCCGGGATGATGATATTCTCGAACTTCTGCTGTTCCATGGCCCGCTTCTGCTGGTCACGCCAGAGCAGGTATGCGTCGATCAACTGGTAGATCACCCGTCCGGAGAAGACCTTCATCTGCTTGGTCTCCTTGACGATATCTGCTGCATCCGGGAGGAGGGGCGTATTGAAGGCCAGGACCACCTTATACAGCGGGTTCTTGATCGTCTCGGCGGTGATCAGGTCGTGCCGGCTGACCGGACCGACAGCCGCACGCATCACCCCGATCTCCTTATTCTCCAGTTCCTGACAGAGGGCTTCAAGGGCCCCGATCGTGTCCGCCTTGATCACCAGCCCGTCTTCGACCAGTTTAACATGGATCTCCTCCATCTCCTGTCGGATCTGGGTGGCCACTGCCTCCCGGTCACCCCGGACGCCTCGAAGCGGGGAGCCGGCGATCACCCTGTCCAGATTCGGGGCCGCGACCTTCACCCCTGATGCCGCCACGACGGACTTCACCCGCTCGAACCGCTCCTCGGTCAGGATCTCCTTCATCGGCCGCGGCTTTAAGAGGGACCTGACCTTGGTGGTGATCACGCCATCCTCTGAGGCGAGCATGATCTCGTCCCCGACCGAGAGGGTCCCGTCATACAGGATCACATCCAGCGTCGGCCCGAGCCCCCGCTCCTCCTTCACCTCGAGGACGGTTCCGCATCCCGGTCCGTCGACACTCATCGCCAGCGACTGCTCCATGTACCGCTGGGCCAGGCCGATCATCACCATCAGGAGGTCGGCGATACCTTCCCCTGTATGGGCACTGATCGGGACGATCGCGATGTTTCGTGCGAAGTCCTGTACCCGGTCGAATCGCTCGCAGTTGAACCCGAGGTCTGACAGTTTTCCGACGATCTCGTAGTGGCGAGTCTCCATGAACTCCTGGATCCGTTCATTCTGCTGTGCGAAAGTGGTCAGGAACGGTGCGTTCTCCACCACCCGCCAGCCATGGACCCGGTCGATCTTGGTCAGGGCCACGACGAACGGGGTCTTGCATCCCCGCAGGATCTGCAGGGCCTCGATGGTCTGTGGCTGGAATCCTTCGTTGATATCGACGACCACGATTGCCATATCTGCGAGCGCTCCGCCGCGGGCACGGAGGGTCGTGAACGCATGGTGGCCCGGGGTATCGATGAAGAGCAGCCCGGGCACTGTCACCGGGATCTTCTGCATGCTCGTCGACATCGCTCGGATGGCCTCGATTGGGACCAGTGTCGCCCCGATGTGCTGAGTGATGGCTCCTGCCTCGGAGCTGACCACCGACGATCCCCGTATCCGGTCGAGCAGTGATGTCTTTCCATGATCCACATGTCCAAGCACACAGACGATGGGCGTTCTGATCTTTGCGATCTTTGCACTCTTTGCCATTTCCACCCCATCCCAGGTCGTAAGAGAGCCGCAGAATCCCCTGACCGATCTGCGGCAAAACCAGTTATGATATAACGTATATGTCTATTAATAATGATTCCTGCGCGATCCCGGTGGTTTCTCCCATGCTCGTGAATCATTGCCCGGTTCTCTTCATCGGATCTGCTCTGAATGGGGAAAAGAGATAGAATAACATATATATCGAGGCGTGTAAACTATGAAGGCTCATTATGCCAGGGTAGGGTAGTTGGTCATCCTAGGGGACTGTGGATCCCCCGACCCGGGTTCAAATCTCGGCCCTGGCCTTTTCTTTTCATCTGGTTGTCCTGCAGGTGGGCATTGAACTGTTCATTTCTGTTCGGGATTTTGTTCTGTAATTCCTGCATGCTCCGGTACCCGTCCTGCCAGTCGGCGCGATAATACGTTTTGTACTGCATTTTGGTGTTGTAACAACCAGGAACATGTATGATATCCGAGATACTCCTCTTCCGTGCGGAATCATATGGCACACCCTGTGTAGTATTCAGGCTATTCAGCAACGCGAGTCTGATCAACCTGTGGATCTCCTACAGCAACACTCTTCTGTTGACCACAGGTCTGATCGAACTGGACAGAGTTTTGAGGAAGAGGATCTCCTGGTGGCCGCCAAGGTTCCTGAGAAAAAAGGATTTTTACCGTCGGTTGTGAATCATCAGGCATGCAAGGCCGAGTCCGATCAGGGTGATCAGTGCAAAGGGTGCGCCAGCTGGCTGGGTGGTGGAGGTGTTGGCAGTTGTTGCAGCCCCGGACAGGTCTGTCGTAGTTTCAGTAATCTTCGTTCCGGTAGATGTAACAACCTCTCCTGGCTGCCCCGTCGTCGTGGAGACCGGTGGGGTGACGCTGATGACCGGGGTTACGTTCGCTGTCATGTTTGCGGTCGTGTTGTTCGCTACAGGAGTGGCTGTCCAGGTCGCCCCAGTGTAATCATTCGAGCCTGAAGCACTGCTACCGCCCGGAATCAGCGTCGGGATGATGGCCGGCAGGGTTCCCTGCTCAAGGAAGAAGGTATCTTTGTAGGCGATGGTGTCGTTCGCCAGGATCTCAACATCGATGGTGGCGGGGTTTGCCGAGTAGGCTGAGGTGTTCAGGTCAAAGTTTTCTGGTCCGTCGACCTTGGTTCCATTGAGTTCAGCGGTGCTCGTCACAATCTTCGCACCGGCCATCGGTGTTGCGACCCATTTTGTGATCACGGTTCCCTCCACGATCTCGTTCAGCGTGTTATTGTGTGAGAACAAACCGTTCACCGAGGAACCGTTATAACTCATCTCGTGGTACTGGCCCTCCTCTTTGATCTCTCCAGGCTGGATCTCGTACTCCCCGATAGTCACCGAGTTTTCGGTGGTGTTTGTTTCAGAGATAGTGAAGGCAGCCCCGCTGATCTCAAATGGGATGGTGATATTGGAGTTGCCAAAGACGTTGGCGAGTGATTGTATCTCCTGGTGGTTGGTCACCTTCAAATCAAAGAAGGTGCCATTGGTCATCCCTGATACATTGACCGTCAGATTCTCCCCGCTCTTGAGCGAGTGTTTATCAGAAGTGATCGAGAGCGCTGAGACCGGTCCTGCAAGCATGCAGACGAGGCATAGCACCGCGATCATATACCATATCTTGTCTTTCATTTGTGAATCCCCGTCTCCACGATTTTATGTCCCTGTTCTGGATCATACGCTGGGACGATCACTCTTGCCAGGTTATGAATGTTTCTTTGTATTGTTGATACTCAATTTAAACATGCCTATTTCATTCCGGATATGCCGGCAAGGGCCTGGGGTTATGTTATGGGATCGTTGAATCGGGCCAGGATACGGGCACAACAAACCCCTGGACTGCAGGAATCCCGGGTAATCACTGTTGAGAACCGATCCGACGTTTTGTTTCGCACCTGACTCTGAGGTACAGGCCGTACCTCTCAATGGAGGGTTCTGTTTTTTTTGAAGGCCGCCCCTGTGAACACTGTGGTGATTCGAGGAGCGCTATCAGGTCGGGCCAGCTGCCTGTTGGATTGGGATCAGGTCACATCACCGGTCTGGTTGAGGATGGTTGATCTTCTTCTCCCTGTCATTACCTAAAAGATCATTCTCCAGAACAGGAATTTTTGGGAACGATCACATCTGTGTGAGGATGTCGCCCCCCCAATTCAGTATTGGTTGTACGTCGATGACGGGGTAGGATTGAAACAATATCAGCGATCCGATCAGTGATATCCCCCTGGTGATCGCTCCGTTCCTCGATGGTAACGAATTTCGGATTAAGAAAAGGCCCCAATTCTGTTCAAGGAGATCGATTAAAAATAGGTGATGTGAGTATGGTTTTCTTCACTGTCCGCTGACCCATCGCCAGAAGGAGGTGAGCAACCCTGTGAGTGGATCCGATCCTGAACCACTGCTGGTATTTGGCAGGGTCTCATTGGCAATGATGGAGAACGTATCATTGTAGGCGATGGTGCCGTTTGCACTGATCTCGACATTGACGGTGGCGGGGTTCTCAGAGTACATCGAGGTGTTCATGTCAAAGGTTTCAGGTCCGTCGACCTTGGTTCCGTTGATTGTAAAGCCGTTCGTCACATACTGTGCACCGGCCATCGGTGTCGCAACCCATCGGGTGCTCATGTTTCCCTGCACGATCTCATCGAGTTTGTTGGTCCGGGAGAACAGACCGTTCACTGAGGAACCGTTGTAGACCAGTTCGTGGTACTGGCCCCCTGCTTTATTCTCGTAGTTCCCGACGATCATCGTGTTTTCGGTGGTGTTCATCTCCGACATGGTGAAGGCAGCGTTACCGATCTTAAATGGAATAGTGATATTGAGGTTGCCGAATGCGCTAGTATTGGTGTTGCCGGATGCACTGGTAAATGAGGACATATCCTGATGATTAGTCACATTCCACTGGAAAAAAGTGCCGTTGGTCATCCCCGAGATATTGAAGGTAACATTCTCTCCATTCATAATAGTGTTGTTTGTCGTCCCAGAAACAATCGTTCCTGAGGCATTGAGCATCGTTACCGAAAGTGCCGAGGCCGGTCCTGCAAGTAAGCAGATGAGGCCAAGCACCACGATCATATACCAGTTCTTTTTAATCATTTATGAATCACCGTCCGCACATACGTCCCACTTCAAAGCTGTGCTCCGAGACGCCTGTATATGATGTAGATATATATTTCTTAATATATCTCTTTCCTATCTAAATCTATCTACCCGCATTGGGATGTACCCGTCGTGGGGTGCACAAATCAGGGCGTCGTTCCGGTCAGAGCCGGCGCCGGGATAAGAGCGCGACAAACCCTAGGGCTGCAAGGACTGCTGGGAGTAGGGGCATCGGGCTCTTTTGTGGGTCTGTTGCCACTGTCAGGACCTCGGAGGTGTTGTTCCGGGTTCCATTCTTTGCTGGCGTGATATTGACTGCTACAGTCTTGTTTGAGGGCGTCCCGTTCTTTGCCGCGGTGGCATTGATCGTTGCTGTTTTGTTTGTGGATGTTCCGTTCTTTGCAACGGTGGCATTCTTGACGGTGCTCGTCTTGTTCGGGGTAATCGCGGTTGTGAACAGGTACGATGTTCCATCTTCGCAGCCGACTCCGATAGATGTGCCGTCGCCAGAGACTGCCAGAGCGGTCGGCCTGGTCGACAGGTCGTATCCCCAGCGCAGGGTCCCGTTCTGGAAGAAGACCTGCACCTTTTTGTCCATCGAGCCGGCCGCGATCACCGAGGCGTCGTCAGAGAGCGCCACCAGGTTGGCCCAGTCGCCGGTTGGGTTGGACCAGATAACATCGCCGGTCTCGTCGAGGAGGGTGACTTTCTTATCCTCGGTTCCAGCGACGGTGCGGGTGCCATCGGTGCTGGTGGCCAGGGAGTCGACCCTGCCGCCGGTGTCGTATTCGCCGACCTTCTCGGCAGAGGTGTTGGTGGCGTTGTAGAGGAGGACCGAATGGGAGCCGCCGATTATCACCAGCGTGCCGTTGGCCGCGAGGGCGAGGGCCGAGGGGGTATCGAAGTCGGTCTTCCAGCGGACTTTTCCCGCCCGGGTATAGAGGTACAGGCCCTGGCTGTCGGTAGCTGCGATCACCGAGCCGTTCCTGGTGGTGGCGAGGTTCAGAACCGTGGTTGACTCTTTTTTGATGACCGCTGTAGCCCCGACCTTCGAGCCGGTTCCGTTGTAGATCTGAAGCGTTCCCTGCTTATCCCCGGTCACGACGGTTCCACCATCACCCGAGACGGCCACATGGACCATCGGTTCGGTGCCGGCGCTCCAGCGCGCGGTCCCGTTGGGGAAGAAGACATGGATGCCGTCGTCCATCGCCGCGGCGATCCTGGTTCCGTCTGTGCTCATGCCGACTGAGTTCGCCTGCAGGAACGAGCCGAACTCGGCTCCGGTCTTGTTCAGGATGGAGAAACTGCTGCCTCCGAGTGCGACCGTAGCCCCGTTCTTTGAGAGCGCGAGATCGACCACCTGGTCGGTCGTTGACTGACTGGAGGCCGTGTGGGTCCAGAGCGGAGTCTGGGCTGCGGCACAGGTGACTGCGATCAGCAGGAGGAGGATTTCAAAGAGCAGACGGTAGGTCTTCACCATTAATTTCATTTGGACTGAATTGATATTTAGACTATCGTCTTGAACGATCCGGTACTATTGCCTGCCCCACATCTGGCCGGAGATGTTCTCAAAGAAGCCGGTGAAGAGAATCGGTATATCCCCGGGGATAGTGCTGACCAGTCCCTGCGCTCTGACTTTCACGGGGAGTTGTCCGGTCAGAAATGGGGTGGTCGTCTTGTTCTCTCCGGCTGCCGGCAGGAATGATCCGGCGATGCAAACCATTAACTTGGTGGAAAAAAAAGGGTGATGGATAATATATATGACTATTATCCAGTTGTGGGGTTGATTATATGATAGTGTGCCTTAATTTTCTGGTTTCATCAGTACTCAATTGGATGAATCCCCTACAGGATCATTCTTCGTCCATTCCCTCCCTGATTCTCAATACGTCCAGAGGTGGGTCATTACCGCCCAGTTATTTATGATGTCTGCCATATCGAGGTGTTGCATGCTGTTCAAACCCCCTTCACGAGAGATGATCCCGATCCCCCCTGATGTCCTTTCTGTCCCACTACGATCGATCTCTTCATGTCTGAATTTTTCTTCTGGTTTGAACTGGGGGTTGATCGCGCCTTATGTACCGTGACCGTCGGATCAGGGCCGCCATCCCTGTGTACAACGAGGAACTGCCGATCGGGGAGACGCTCGCGTCCATCCCTGACTTTGTCGACGCAATCTATGGTGTCAACGACTGTTCGAAGGACCGGACGCAGCAGACAGGTGGGATGAGGTTGGCTGCTGACCCTTCTTCCTTCCCATGCACTGTCCCTCCTTCTGAGATGAGGACGCCGGCCTCCCTCGAACAGATAATCGAGGTTCGGTAATGATCGCCATCATCCTCGGCACCCGGCCGGAGATCATCAAGATGTCCCCGATCATCCGGGTGTGTGAAGCACAGGGGGTTGACTACTTCATCCTCCACACCGGTCTGTATTACTCGCACGAGATGGATCGGGCCTTCTTCGAGGAACTCGACCTTCCTGAACCGAAGTACAACCTCGATGTGGGATCCGGTACCCACGCCGACCAGACCGGTCGGATCATGGTCGGGATCGAGAAGGTCCTGATGGAGGAGAAGCCAGAGATCGTTCTCGTCCAGGGCGACACCAATACGGTTCTCGCCGGTGCGCTTGCCGCTGCCAAACATCACATCAAGGTCGGCCACGTCGAGGCCGGCCTCAGATCCTTTGACCGGACGATGCCCGAGGAGATCAACCGGGTGGTCGCCGACCATCTCGCTGCTCATCTCTTCGCCCCCACGGAGACAGCCCGGCAGAATCTCCTCGCGGAGGGTGTCGAGGATTACAGGATCTGCGTGACCGGCAACACCATCGTCGACGCGGTCTTCCAGAATCTGGAGTTGTCGAAGAAGAAGGCGACCATCCTCAAAGACCTTGATTTAAAGCCGGGGGAGTACTTCCTGGTGACCTCCCACCGGCAGGAGAATGTCGCCTCTCCCGAGACTCTGCGTTCGATCATCACGGGGCTTGAGGCGATCCACCAGGAGTACTCACTTCCGATCATCTTCCCGATGCACCCCCGCACCCGGAAGATGGTCGAGCAGTTCACGATCCCGCTGGACGGAATACCTGTCATTGAGCCCGTCGGCTTCCTCGACTTCTTACAACTCGAATCCAGCGCCCGCCTCGTCCTGACCGACTCCGGTGGCGTGCAGGAGGAGACCTGCATTCTGGGCGTGCCCTGCGTCACCTTCCGGGAGAGCACCGAGCGGCCGGAGACGATCGAGGTGGGCTCGAACGTGCTGGCCGGGATCAGGGCCGGCGAGATCCTGGCCGCTGTCCGACAGATGCTCTCCCGGCCCCGGACCTGGAAGAATCCCTATGGGGACGGTATGGCGGGTCGACTCATCATCACGATGTGCAGCGGCAAGGCTGGCGGACTCCCTGTCACGGTGGGGAACGGCATCCCGTTGCAGAACGATTATTCAATGATTCGGTGATAGTTACATGGAAACTCACAGCATTCTTGTTACTGGCGGCGCAGGCTTCATTGGCACCAATCTTGTCAACGAACTCGAGCGTCGGGGTCATGAGGTCGTCGCCCTCGATCTTCTGAACAACGATCGGGAGCACTACATCCGTGCGGATTCGAAGAATTACCGGCAATTGGAGCGGGTCTTCGATCGTTCAGCGTTTGATTATGTTTATCATCTCGCCGCGGAGTACGGCCGCTGGAATGGCGAGGACTACTATGAGAACCTCTGGCAGACCAACGTGATCGGTACCAAGCATATGCTCCGCCTTCAGGAGAAGCTGAAGTTCCGGATGATCTTCTTCTCCAGCGCCGAAGTCTACGGCGATTATAATGGCATCATGTCCGAGGATGTGATGATGGATAATCCCATCAAGGATACCTACCAGATGAACGATTACGCCATCACCAAGTGGGCAGGTGAACTGATGTGCATGAACTCGGCCACGATGTTCGGTACCGAGACGGTCCGGGTCCGGCCGGTGAACTGCTATGGGCCGCATGAGCACTATACCCCTTACCGCGGCTTCATCCCGAAGTTCATCTACCACGCCCTCTTCAACAAACCCTATACCGTCTACAAAGGGCACAAACGGATCATCGACTTCGTCGAGGACTCCTGCAGGACCTGGGCGAACATCGTCGACAACTTCATTCCTGGAGAGGTCTACAACGTCGGCGGCCGGCCTGAGTGGGAGCGGGATATCAAGGAGTACTCTGATATTATTCTCAACGCCGTCGGCAGGGACGACTCGCTGGTCACCTACGAAGAGGCCGAGCCGTTCACCACAAAGGTAAAGACGATGGACTTCACAAAGGCGGTCCGTGACCTCAAGCACGACCCTAACGTTTCACCGGAAGAGGGGATCCAGAGGACGGTCGAGTGGATGAAGAAATATTACCGGATCGAGGAGTAGACGATGACAGACTTTCATGAATTTTTCCAGGAGAAGACGATCCTCGTCACCGGCGGGGCCGGCGCGATCGGCGGGAACCTCGTGCGGCGACTGAACAACCTCGGGGCGAAGAAGATCCTGATCCTCGACAGCCTCTCGTCCTCCTATGAATGGAACATGGAGGCTGGGGATCGGATTCAGTTCATCAAGGGGGATATCCTCGACGAGGAGAAACTGCGGTGGACGTTCAAGCAGAAGCCTGACATCGTCTACCACCTCGCGGCCCACTTCGCGAATCAGAACTCGGTCGACAACCCCGAGACCGATCTGATGGTCAACGGCATCGGGATCCTGAAGGTTCTTCAGTACGCCCAGATGGTCGGCGTCGAGCGGTTCGTCTACTCATCGTCGGGCTGCGGGGTCTACGGCCTCGAGTCAAAGATGCCGTTTAAAGAGGACGACGTCTCGATCCACCTCCACACCCCCTACCAGGTTACGAAACTGCTCGGGGAGCTGTACACCAATTACTTCCACAACATGTACGACCT is part of the Methanosphaerula palustris E1-9c genome and encodes:
- the wecB gene encoding non-hydrolyzing UDP-N-acetylglucosamine 2-epimerase, yielding MIAIILGTRPEIIKMSPIIRVCEAQGVDYFILHTGLYYSHEMDRAFFEELDLPEPKYNLDVGSGTHADQTGRIMVGIEKVLMEEKPEIVLVQGDTNTVLAGALAAAKHHIKVGHVEAGLRSFDRTMPEEINRVVADHLAAHLFAPTETARQNLLAEGVEDYRICVTGNTIVDAVFQNLELSKKKATILKDLDLKPGEYFLVTSHRQENVASPETLRSIITGLEAIHQEYSLPIIFPMHPRTRKMVEQFTIPLDGIPVIEPVGFLDFLQLESSARLVLTDSGGVQEETCILGVPCVTFRESTERPETIEVGSNVLAGIRAGEILAAVRQMLSRPRTWKNPYGDGMAGRLIITMCSGKAGGLPVTVGNGIPLQNDYSMIR
- a CDS encoding NAD-dependent epimerase/dehydratase family protein produces the protein METHSILVTGGAGFIGTNLVNELERRGHEVVALDLLNNDREHYIRADSKNYRQLERVFDRSAFDYVYHLAAEYGRWNGEDYYENLWQTNVIGTKHMLRLQEKLKFRMIFFSSAEVYGDYNGIMSEDVMMDNPIKDTYQMNDYAITKWAGELMCMNSATMFGTETVRVRPVNCYGPHEHYTPYRGFIPKFIYHALFNKPYTVYKGHKRIIDFVEDSCRTWANIVDNFIPGEVYNVGGRPEWERDIKEYSDIILNAVGRDDSLVTYEEAEPFTTKVKTMDFTKAVRDLKHDPNVSPEEGIQRTVEWMKKYYRIEE